ACATCAGAGGtatgaaaacatatttttgcTGCTATGGAAACGTGGTGTCAACTTATACGACTTTTAAAGTTGTCTTGTAATGCAAATGTAGGTGAAATTTCTTTGAAGGCGTTTGCTTTTAGGGACTTTCTTGAATTTGCTATTCGCTTTTCAAGCATTAATAAAATATTGTAAATTTGACAGCAAATTTCAATTAATAGAATAGATATATGTCTAATTTTATTCAAATGTGGTTTAATTCAGCAGGATGCAGGTGTAAAACTGCACTTGTTATTTAGACCCTGttagataataaaaatatagaaacacaataaaagaacaTAATTCAGAGTAATCTCTTATACTGAAGTCGCTGACACTGCTGGACCATCATATTAACTTTAGAGAATGTTTTGgcatctttaaaaagaaaggtGATCTGTGGATTCTACCTGAGAGACTGACGTACTTAACTTTCTGTCCTTTACTCTGGCAGAATGGGATGATGTTGTGGTGGCTAGAGAAGGCATTCCCACCACCTTGATTTGTACGGATACGACAGTGAGGAATGGCGTAACCATTAACTGGAAGGTGAAGACAATCGGTGCGGATGAATGGAAGCTAGTTCTCTCAGCCAGCAAAACAAAAGAGTTGTTCGGCAGTGCCTCCAAGGCGTCCATGCGACTGATCGACCCTAACTTTCAGAACACGGGGAATttttctctgttctttattCCTAAAGTGGAGGATTGTGGCCTCTACTCATGCATGATAGAGCAGCCTGAGCGGATACCAAAGGAGACGGTTATCCTCTTAGCTATCCTGACAGGTACAAAAAAAACGCCCCTCGACCATAagttaaaatatatatatcagggtagtcatgtttaaaaacctcTTTTCAAAGTGCTTAAAAAAGCACTTTCTAACAAACCTCAATTTTATACTCTGCGTTTTTAAACATGTGTGTTGAATCTTTAGTCACCGTTGTCCCGGCTGCACCCATACGTCTGCTCAGCACCCTGCGGTTGATTGCCAGTGTTAAACCAGATTCTGTTCCCACCAACATCATCTGGGTTGGGCCCGGTGGGATTTCCATGAAGAGCGAGACGAAGCTGAACACCGGCACGGTGGCCAAAGTGCCTCAGATCCAAAAGAACGACAGCGGAGCTTATGTCTGCATGGTCCGCCCTTGGAGCACGAGTCCTAACATTCTGTTCCCCTTCAATGTGGAAGTGACGGTCGATGGTGAGCAATTTGAGACTCCGAATGCTTCACTTAATTTGCCGGCGTTGAGCGTTGGATCGGGCATCTGTTTCAgaaactccagcagcagcattatttaTTCAAGCATCCCGTAGCCACAATTCTTCAAAGTATTTACTTCAAGAGAGCATTTTTCAAAAGTCTACGGTGGAATTGTGATGAAAATCACACTAGCGTGAATAATATACTACAATGCTACATGTATTAttcatctgccccccctccccagcccccaCACCACAAACACCCATCCCATGTCTTCTTTTCTCCACAGTTAAGAGTGAggcctcattcaccaatatAACACATGGTGAGTGACTTTGGATCATAAAGCAGCCTGAAAGTTCTGTGTCAGCAGCTTGCTAATCAGGCAGAGCAGAATGGGAGACCAACTGAGGAAGTAACTCAGCATATCAGACTGTAATCCCCATTGTTGCCGGAATTTCCCATTTCAGTGTGTACTTCGTACtattctgttttctctcttcagccTGAATTCCCAGTTGGCCCGTTCTGCTTGTACTCTTTCACTGTTTCCTCCGCTTTCCTCTCAGGTCTCCCTCATCTATTTATACATTCTAGTGTCTCTTATGTTTCCTTTGTCGTCTGCAGGTACTGTAATTACCACGGCGACTCGGGCTCAGATGCCCTTCACCGTAATCTGTCCTGGGGTCCAGGGGGACTATGTTCGCCTGTACTGGCAACCTCATTCCCCCCAAAATATGAAAAGAAACGTGTTGCAGCTGTACCACTATGACAGATGGAGGGGCATCACATTCGTAAATAATCAAAGCAAGAGAGTCCATCTCGCAGGACCTCCCTACAACGCAGATGCTGGgagcttctccttcctcttcacacccGAGCTGAACAATGGTGGCCAGTACAGCTGTGATGTGTTTCTCAACGACAACATCTACAGACAGAGGACGGTTCTCAGCGTGTTCAAAGGTACCAAATGTCAAACACAAGTGGTGATTTAGCTGAGCGGGGATGGGAATAATGTCTGAAACCAACACCGTTACCTGAATGTCATGGCtgaacgtgcacacacacgcgcatgcacatgcacacgtgcacacatactaaagaaaaaaaagttttcttaTTCCAGAGATCTACTGGAACTAGTTCTATTAAATGAATCTTTCAGTCATAGCAAAGTAGTGAGACTTCAGagtaatggatggatgatggatggatggatggatggatggatggatggatggatggatggatggatggatggatggatgggtgggtggatggatgatggatggatggatggatggatggatggatggatggatggatggatggatgatggatgctggatggatgtatgatggatggatggatggatgggatggatggatggatggatggatggatgatgatggatggatggatggatggatggatgatggatggatgtatgatggatggatggatggatggatggatggatggatggatggatgctggctggatggatggctggatggatggatggctgatggatggatggctggctgctggctggatggctggctggctggatggatgctggctggatggctggctggatggctggctggctggtggctggctgctggctggctggctgctggctggctggctggctggctggctggctggctggatggctggctggctggtggctggtggctggtggctggatgatggatggtggatgatggatggatgatggatggatcatgtgctttgtgtctttattttgttgctATGAGGAATTCCTCTAAATTCAGAATCCTAATGAGATCAAAGCCATTAGGTGAAAATGTTCTTTCTGAATGTTGCTCTTTGATCCTGATGGACGACCGTCCTGTTCCAGGATGCTGCTAAACGTCTGAAACCTGCAGCTCAAACCACCCAAACCCAGACGAGGCTTCATCTACGGCTGATGTGgaaactaaaactaaactaaaattATGGCCAGTGGGTTTTAATTTGAGAGGAGGCATTATTAGAGAgtgtgtttatgttttattcatcaaGTCAAGGAAATGAAGCATCTGATGGGAGGCAAATCCACTTATTGACAATTTGCAAAATAGAATTTGTTTTCTTGCCAAGAGTTTAATGAAAAGCCTGGTAGCTCACTCACGCGAGGCAGAGCGGCTCTTCAGAGGTGTGTGAAAGCAACGTCTCCAGACTTGTGGCTCCctgagtttccaggagtagaatggggggcgagcatttagctaccaggcccccctgctgtggaaccagctccctgtccaggtacgggaggctgactccatcgctactttaagatcagacttagaaccttcctctttgaaaaagcctattgttactaattcagtagttccagttactatcgtagacagacagattatcatacttagggggtcgtctaatcattaggtcacatcttagctatgctgctataggctgaggctgccggggtccagaaacatgatcacctgacaggcctctgtcaccccactgggtcatggtttcctctcctctcctctcctctcctctcctctcctctcctcctctcctctcctctcctctcctctcccctcccctcccctcccctcctctcctctctctcctctcctctcctctcctctcctctctcctctcctctcccctcccctcctctcctctcctctcctctcctctcctctcctctcctctcctctcctctcctctcctctcctctcctcctctcctctcctctcccctcccctcccctctcctctcctctcctctcctctcctctcctctcctctcctctcctcctctcctctggggtGATATTCCTCAAATATTTGGACTATAGCAGATGCTTCTTAAGACTCTTCTTAGTCTTCAAGACTTGAACTCAAATGTTCACATAAAAAGGGAAGAACAACCCTAAAATCCTGCCGTGGTTTCAAAGAGGAGCGAATCAACGTTGATTCCGTTTTCAGCTCTAATTGGGACATAACGAAGGTGTGAAGGGTGATTGTGGTGGTCAGTGCAGCACAAATCAGAGCGTTCCTGGAACATTCAAGAAAATACACTTataatccatttttaaacaacAGATAAAGCACCAACAGCTATCCTGTATTCTTCCAAAGCTGAAATATATATTCCATTATTATACATTCCCCCTCTGacttaatataataataataatataattaataataatatgacACACTGCTGTGTCATATTATGACATTCAAATATTTATAGGCCACATGAAGCAGTTCCTCAATTCATATAAATATCAGCAAAACACCTGATGACTTTTCATAAGCAAGCCTCTGGCTGGTGTCACCCTTTCTGGAGACAAGCGGAAAATTCtggcatgagcacacacacacacacacacacacacacacacacacacacacacacacacactgccaacATACACATAAGGAGAACTGTCATGGCGGCCTTGGAAAGCTTTACTAATCACAGTCCCACTGGCATCCATCACCGCTGCCCAGACATGACCAGCCCATCTATCACTGTCACTGTGACTGtcaccctacacacacacacacacacacacacacacacacacacacacacacacacacacacacacacacacacacgcacacacgtgatGCATATACAGTATTTTTACCCCACCTCATTATAAGTATCATTATGCATGATTATAGCTGCTGCCCTCCCACCAAAGCTGTAGGTGTCCTGTTCTGATCACACTAATCAAGgttgaaatgtgtgtttttaagtacctgtgtgaggggggggggggtctggggggggtcAGTGGAACTTGATTACACCCAGATGGATTCTTATTTCAGTTTGACGGGACACTAAGCATCAGTCGCAGTCAACGATGCATTAGCAGCAGATCACGTTCATGAATATATATCATTTTGACCTCCCTTTTCTTCTTGCTTTTTTATATCTCTTACTCTTCGGCCCGGGTCTATCCTTGCCCTTTTCTCTATTCACACATTTCCCTTTAGCGCACCTTCTCATTCAGTCTCGCACCTTTCTCCTCACACCTGCTCTTTTTTCACATctatttctgttcattttctcACTCATCCTCTCCCGTTTCCTGTCGCATCAACAGTTAAGAGCAAGCCGTCCCCATCAATGCTGGAGCTGTCATGCCTGTACTCAGAGTTGTCTCAGATCCAGAGCGTCAAATGGACCTACCAGGATAAGAGTCGGAAGCTGCACGTTGTAAGCAGCGGCCCCGGCAGAATCACCGCAGTTCTGCCCACTCCCATCACAGCGGACACAGCTGGAAACTACACCTGCACTCTTCAGCTGAACAATGGGCAGACGGTGTGGGCAACAGAATCTGTGGCTCTTCCCAGTAAAGGTAGGAAGAATGCTTTAACCAAGACCGGTCCGTATTctgatttcctcctcctctcttgtgTTGAGGGAAACCATGAGAACTTCCGCTCAACTGAGCCGAGATAATGATCTGGGCTCTGCGAGCCGTTCCGTGGTGCGTTCAAGATAACCGTAATTCATCTGCCAGTTTCACAGAGGAAAAATGCTCCTGACAGAAACCATATGTTGGGGTTTGTTTGTGCAGTCAAGGAGGCCACAGGTCAAGACTTCTGGAGGAACACGAATAAGTCAAACCATTTAAAGGCAacgtttcatttaaaaaaaaatgattttaagaGTTGAATTGGAAAGAAAAAGGTTATTGTACAAAGACAGAACCTCTGGAAATTTCTTCCACAGAAACTAAATTATTCAAGcttattgctgctgttgctagcTGCAGGGAGCACAGGAGGCAGCAGTTGAATGGATCCGCCTGTGCGCTCCCTGTTGAGCAATACTCTTGGGCTGAGAGGCCCAGAGCGCAGTGGGGTGCTCACAGATGTTGGATCCATGAGAACAATGGACACAGACCaaaaacagagggggggggggggggcaaatgagAAGGTGGGAAACGAATGAGTCGGAAAATATCAACTAGATGGGGATGTTTGCTAGATAGCCGGTATCAGCCGTAATTTTAGTGTCATTTCAGTTATTTATAGTCATGGGGGCCACTTCAGAAAATCCTGACTTTAAATTCTAATGTTATGATTGGCGATTGGATGGACGGAGTCTGGAGGACCCCAGACATCAGTGGACAAATGCTGTAGCTAGGTCTGCTGTAGGTGTAGAGGCTCCAGGCCCAACAAGTGCAGGACAGCTGCTGCAAAACAGGATTCCAGTTTTATTTGGTGCTGTTTGGAAAACCTGGAATGGGAGCAGTGGTTCTGTTGTGCAGCACATTCCAGGGACGCTGCCACCTTCTTCGGTGTACAGCCCCTACAGTGGGATTGTATGACTGAAGGATGAGACGGTGGCTGAAAGGAAGTAATAGGTGAGGACAAACAGGAGGGGGCAGAAATAGAGATGTGAACGTAACAACCTGAGAGCACGTTTGCCCCACTCGCCCGCACTTCATTAGCATAACTCATGCATCAGAAGTGGCACGTAGAACAGTGCAGTtcaatcctgaggtcaccaccACATTCATTAGCACCCTTTGCTCATACTCACCAAACATTTAAGCCTTGCACAGCACACGGCGATTGATTGTTTCAAAGCTGGCATAAAGCTGTGAAGCTCTGACCTCTGGGGGAAGTTAAGGGCTAAAGGCTCATCCCTTCACAAACTAAATTAATGTGAAGTTGAGGAGATGCCTGCGTGAACCCAAACCACTCGAAGCCTGGctccatttaaaaaacaatgCTGCTCGTCTTGTGTAACTTTTTCTTTgctattttctcattttcagatGCAGAAATGCTGAACAGATTTCGTTCCTTTTGCTCTGTGAACAATAACCGCGGTCTCTGTGGAAACACGTAGCAACCTTCTGTTTCTTTTGCTGGCATTTGCTTTTGTGTAAACCAATGCAGCTAGTTTAATCGTGTGTGATAGAGCTTCTCCACTGTCCTCCTGCATGCTCTCCTCGTGTCTCAGCCTCTTTTATTGCCAGGTGCTCACTGCAGGTCGATCAAATCAAGTTGATCCTGGACAACAAAAGACAAAGTCTCTCCTGACTTTCAGGTGTAtcgtaaaaaaaaagggaaaaggttTAGAATTATTTGCTGGAACGTTATGAGGTTATTTGCCCTCTGTTACAGATGTGTCTTTTCTTGGTGTCCACATTTGAAATGGACAGTCTTTACCGTCCAGCCTGTGTGGGGTCGACGTGGCAGCCGTACCCGAGACCGATCTCTCGCTCGTGTGGCCCAGATTTCTGTGATTTCTTTCATTGAGCTCCTTGtctgtgactgacagcagcatgaCGCAAATGCATGTAATGTATTGAGGATCCTTTGACTGCGCCGTGCATCCGTGTCCATTCGAAGTGGGGTTTGAAAGAAGGGCTTAGCCCGTGAACCTGAGGATCACCAGGAACCTCTCTGCATGTTAAATACTGCCTCTCGCCGAACACACTGGTTTCACATTAACTTTGTTCCTGAAAATTCCTGCTGTGTTCTTCtcgttttttcccctttgtagAAAGTGTCACTGTGACCAccccctctctgcttcctcctctctctgctttaTTACTCTTGGTGCCCCTGGTTGCTGCAGCTGCCGgtgtgttgctatggagacgGGAACACATTTCTGATCGCGGTGAGTCTTCCGGCGTTTTCCGTTCTGACAGTTTTCTCTGCTCTGTTCATCTTTGGCCCTTGTCAGCTGAACGATGTGGGCCGTGACATCCTCTGGGGTTATTGCAATGAATCTGCCCccgtctgcatgtgtgtgtgtgtgtgtgtgtgtgtgtgtgtgagggagggagagagaaagtgtgtttGAAAGTGATGCAGAGCCTATAAGCATCTGTCTTTCTGTTCTCAGGTATTGAagagtctctctctgtccaagCTCACGAAGCAGAAAACATCTATGAGAATCCTGAGGACATCCGACAGGTGGCAAATCTGAATATTTTCAACCCCCAAATACCACAAAGCTCCTATTATTTGCCCTTTTGTGCTCACCTCATCCTCTTTTGAGCTATCTGCAGCTCTTGTCAGGTAATTAAACCTGTTTTCTTGCGTCTGCTCTCTCAGCAGGCTCCCTTCGAGGGCTCCTTCTACATGGTGAGTCACTTCTCAGTGTGCACGCTGTTGCACGCCGCATCAGGAGTTGTCTTACACCAGTTTCAGCAATATATAGTGTCTCCCTCCCACTGCTGGCTCCTCTATAAGCTGGTCTTCCCTCATACTTACAGTTCTTCTTTCAgctataccccccccccccccccccaactctgatGTCACCCTTACATTAGTGGTATTAGAAAATCAATCTCATTACACAGGACATAGTGGGTCATAAATCTACCCTCAGCATCTTGAATCTGCCTTTTTATCCTTCCCTCCAATGTCTCGCTTCCTTTCCTTGCCTCATTTCCTTCTTTGCTTTCTCACACCAGGACTTGAAGCCTCGAGGAGACGACGGGATCTACAAGGAGCTGGAGCAGTGAACCCCTGTTGCCTTTTGTATGTTCAGCTGAATCACTTTGTGTTACACTGTCACTCCTCTGCCCCACACACCACTCTCACGCTCCCCATCACGCCAGCATGAACATCCCagcgacacacaaacacaatatcaCGCCGTGCACTTGCACATTGTGCTCCGTCACCCGTGTGTTATTGTTGAGTGGGCTGTTTGTGTagaaatgagaataaaaaggggttttttgtttgcttttttgtgtgtgtgtgtgtgtgtgtgtgggggggggggggtaagttTTTCTTTGTGCTCATTTTTCAGATTTGTGCACGATCACCATCCCACATCTCATTCACGTGCAGCTCTCCCAGCACGGAGAAACAACAGAATGAGTTGAAACGCTGCAGAAATCTGTCAGTTATAttaaaaaatgcatcattttattACATCGTAAACGACTTAGTGTTGATTTTGTGAACTTCTTCGTGTATTGTTTTTAGTTGCACATAGTGTCTAAATACGTCTGGCCTTGTCCTCAACTGCATGAGAGTAAACACTTCATCACTGTGGCTCTTTGGATTTTAGCAGAccaaaaatatatatctatgcatatgtgtgtaaatACATAGaattatgaataaatatttttttagtAGTCAGAAACTAATTGAAATCTATTTCAAATATGCAGTTTTAATAACTTTGATTGCAGCCAGTTAAgtccttttttgtcttttggttTTTCCAAGCCAGGTTAAAAAAAGGTGACCTggcaaaaaggacaaaatttatattaatatttctTTAATCATAAATAACGCAAAACCTTCGCCAAGCAGGTAATTTCCCCCACATGTTGTGACACCTGTAGTataagcagtaaaaaaaaaggtgacatGGAAGGTTATAAAAATTAATGGCTTTGAAAAAGCCTGAATTTTAATCAGCTTATTGCTTGGCCCATtatcatttcctgaaaattttgctcattaaaataaaaatgagtttGTGAATAAATGCTGGGTGTCAGTTAACCTTGGTAATAATGCAGTCATTAAAAATGTAGCACATGTACACACTTCAAGCTGAATGTCCCCAAATATTAGGAACATATGAAGGCATTATTATAAGATTTAAGCCTTTTAATTTTTAAGCCTCATTTTGTGCTTCGACTTTGTGACTTTCGGCCCGGCTGGGCTTCCGTAGTCCTCCCAGTGAAATAATGGCCGTGTTGTCGTGGATTCGCTGTGTTTTCGGGCCTCATTTGCAACGAATTCACCGGTCGCCGGAACAACCCCTGACCGAAGGCAGGGCAGCGAGGAGGGTATGGTGATTCCTAATATTTTATTTGCCTCCGATCACGGCTGTCTGCAAAATACTGGCAGTATTTCATCTCTTCGCGATCATGTCGCTCCGACCAGGTCCCGGAAGTGTCTGTTATTGATATCCAGCTGCATAGTAGCAGTaaacgaatgaatgaatgaaagaacAGTGCAAACCCCCCATTCCCCCCAAATAACCTTGTCTTTCAATGAGGTtcccctgccccccacccccacagcaGCACT
The DNA window shown above is from Takifugu flavidus isolate HTHZ2018 chromosome 10, ASM371156v2, whole genome shotgun sequence and carries:
- the g6fl gene encoding g6f-like isoform X1, translating into MEAVFFTFILIFSFAVYSFQANIREWDDVVVAREGIPTTLICTDTTVRNGVTINWKVKTIGADEWKLVLSASKTKELFGSASKASMRLIDPNFQNTGNFSLFFIPKVEDCGLYSCMIEQPERIPKETVILLAILTVTVVPAAPIRLLSTLRLIASVKPDSVPTNIIWVGPGGISMKSETKLNTGTVAKVPQIQKNDSGAYVCMVRPWSTSPNILFPFNVEVTVDVKSEASFTNITHGTVITTATRAQMPFTVICPGVQGDYVRLYWQPHSPQNMKRNVLQLYHYDRWRGITFVNNQSKRVHLAGPPYNADAGSFSFLFTPELNNGGQYSCDVFLNDNIYRQRTVLSVFKVKSKPSPSMLELSCLYSELSQIQSVKWTYQDKSRKLHVVSSGPGRITAVLPTPITADTAGNYTCTLQLNNGQTVWATESVALPSKESVTVTTPSLLPPLSALLLLVPLVAAAAGVLLWRREHISDRGIEESLSVQAHEAENIYENPEDIRQQAPFEGSFYMDLKPRGDDGIYKELEQ
- the g6fl gene encoding g6f-like isoform X2, whose product is MEAVFFTFILIFSFAVYSFQANIREWDDVVVAREGIPTTLICTDTTVRNGVTINWKVKTIGADEWKLVLSASKTKELFGSASKASMRLIDPNFQNTGNFSLFFIPKVEDCGLYSCMIEQPERIPKETVILLAILTVTVVPAAPIRLLSTLRLIASVKPDSVPTNIIWVGPGGISMKSETKLNTGTVAKVPQIQKNDSGAYVCMVRPWSTSPNILFPFNVEVTVDVKSEASFTNITHGTVITTATRAQMPFTVICPGVQGDYVRLYWQPHSPQNMKRNVLQLYHYDRWRGITFVNNQSKRVHLAGPPYNADAGSFSFLFTPELNNGGQYSCDVFLNDNIYRQRTVLSVFKVKSKPSPSMLELSCLYSELSQIQSVKWTYQDKSRKLHVVSSGPGRITAVLPTPITADTAGNYTCTLQLNNGQTVWATESVALPSKESVTVTTPSLLPPLSALLLLVPLVAAAAGVLLWRREHISDRGIEESLSVQAHEAENIYENPEDIRQAPFEGSFYMDLKPRGDDGIYKELEQ